DNA from Parvularcula marina:
AGCGCGCCCGGTTTGAAACCGCCCTGTTCAGCAATGGCAGGTGAAAGAACAACCGTTTGCCCCTGCCGGTGGCCGGTGCCGATGGCGCAGGCATAGTCCTGACCATCCAGGGTCGAGACAAGGAACGGCTCGGAGCCTGCGATATGGTCGGCATTGTCACTGACGGTCAGGCGGCGATCTGTGCGTTCCTGTACGGTACGTACACGGTCAATTGGGCACTGAATGGAGGGCCCACCATCGAAAATGTCGATGCAGCGGGAGACGGCAAAATTCTCCGTCAGCAGCATCTTCAGCGCTTGTCCGCTGGTCTTGTGCGGCTTGCCGATCACCTCCTGGCCGTCTTCTGGCAGGAGCGAGACATAGATCGGGAATTTCGGCATCAGATGCGAGATGAAGCGGAAATCATTCGCCGACAGACGGTCGGCTTCGTCAAATGTCGTATGGAAGAATTTTGCCGCGATATGCTCCCAGAAGGGGCAGGTGCCGTCTTCATTGAACCAGCCACGGATCTCGGCCATGACATTTTCGCCGAACCGATCCCTTCGTGTGCCCATGAACATGAGCCGGCTGAGCGAGAGGAGGCGTCCAGCGCCCTGACCACGTGCTTCTTTCCCAACGAGTAGCGTGCCGATCTCCTCATAGCCGTGGAAATCATTGACGAGGAACAGGATGTCGGATGACGCCTTGAGCCCACTTTCGGGAGCCTGCGCGGCAATATGGCTGCGGCGGTAAGAATAGAACGGCCGGTCGGCACCAAGGTCGGGGAAGATCGATGCCATCCCGACTGCGTGGTCCCCATTGTCGAGGACAAAGAAAAAGATATCCCGGGCTTCGGCGCGGCCTGATCCGGCAAAGGCCTTGTC
Protein-coding regions in this window:
- a CDS encoding arginine N-succinyltransferase translates to MSTPSLIVRPARKEDLPSLLKLAQNAGLGMTTVPNTEEALLERIEASDKAFAGSGRAEARDIFFFVLDNGDHAVGMASIFPDLGADRPFYSYRRSHIAAQAPESGLKASSDILFLVNDFHGYEEIGTLLVGKEARGQGAGRLLSLSRLMFMGTRRDRFGENVMAEIRGWFNEDGTCPFWEHIAAKFFHTTFDEADRLSANDFRFISHLMPKFPIYVSLLPEDGQEVIGKPHKTSGQALKMLLTENFAVSRCIDIFDGGPSIQCPIDRVRTVQERTDRRLTVSDNADHIAGSEPFLVSTLDGQDYACAIGTGHRQGQTVVLSPAIAEQGGFKPGALVAAAPLRAKE